The sequence GATGGAGCGCACTCGGACGTGCTCAGCCGGCAGCTCCCGAATGGCTGGTCCTTCGGCCTGTCGAACGAGCTGTACACCGCGCCGGACGGCCACGTGTACGAGAAGGTTGGCCTGCCGCCGGACGTGGAGGTGCCGCTCGACGCACCAGCGCTCGCCGAGGGCACGGACCGCATCTTCCAGGAAGCGCGCCGGCTCGCGAGCGGCGGCTGAGCCCGAGCGCGTCTACAGGTCCAGCACCAGCCGCTTGGAGCGCGCACGAGACACGCAGATGAGCATGCGCTTGTCGCCCGCGGGCTCCTGCTGGAAGAACGTGTCGCGGTGCTCGGGCTGGCCCTCGCAGATGCGGGTGAGGCAGGTGCCGCACGAGCCGGCCTCACAGTCGCTCTGCACGCGCAATCCGTTGCGGCGCAGCACGTTGAGCACGGACTGTCCGGCGGGCACGTGGAGCACCTGGCCGGTGCTGCGGATGGCCACCTCGAAGTCGGTGTCCTCTTGTCCGGACGCGGCGCCGGAGCCCTCGGCGGTGAAGGACTCGAAGTGCACCTTCTCCCACGGCCAGCGGTGGTGCGTGGCCGCATCGCGCACGGCCTTCATCAACCCCGAGGGACCGCAGCAGTACAGCCGGGCTCCCGGCGCACGCGTGGCCAGCAGCGCCTTCACGTCCAGGCCCTTCGTCGGGTCTCCTCCGTCGAAATAAAAGCGCACGCGCCCG comes from Pyxidicoccus parkwaysis and encodes:
- a CDS encoding PDR/VanB family oxidoreductase, giving the protein MNDTLRVRVASVTREAEDILSYELVAEDGGSLPAFEAGAHVQVRVPGPGDFVRSYSLSNDPDETHRYVIGVQRDANGRGGSRAMHERVHAGDVLEIGAPTNNFPLLFARSYVLVAGGIGITPMLSMVRMLERTGANYELHYCARAPERTAFRELLSTAPFSGRVRFYFDGGDPTKGLDVKALLATRAPGARLYCCGPSGLMKAVRDAATHHRWPWEKVHFESFTAEGSGAASGQEDTDFEVAIRSTGQVLHVPAGQSVLNVLRRNGLRVQSDCEAGSCGTCLTRICEGQPEHRDTFFQQEPAGDKRMLICVSRARSKRLVLDL